The DNA segment GTTGATGGCTTTTGTGATCCTTGGATCCGTTGGCGATCGGCTCTCTACGGCAGGGCGTCACCTTGATTTTGATGGCCTTTAGTATAACATGAAGGTATACATCTACCTCTGTCTCTCACACATgcacatacacatatatttgGGTGACAAAATGCTATGGCAattggtttgtttgtttgttttttttttgttttgttttgttttttttttttttttttttttgttgtttgaaATCTGTGGTCTACATATTGAGAACaactaattaaatatatataaaagtttataGGGAAATTATCTACTATGTGCTGCGTGTAAACAGCTTATTAAATGTATATAAAAGCttgtagaaaaattatatagtttgtactgtatgtgaaaatcaatgaaaaataatatactttgtacttcatgtaattattattctttaattttaatttaattagaacataattactattaacatgtGATagtactttttttgttttttatttttgctttcacTTATGAACAGTTGAACAGATCTTCACAGATTTGAAAAGATCTTGTTCAGATCtgagtgtttttattttttgttttatattttgccattgttttttatggtttttttcaTGCAAATTTGAGTATATCACgtcgaaatcttttttttttcaaaatactaTCGTACCTTGTCAAAATGTTTTACAGATCTGAATCTAAAAGTctgtaagattttttttttttttttaaatttcattcatgatcttttttttttttttgttagagaCTGTTAGCTATCAAAATCTTGTTCTTTAAGAAATCCAAATGATTCTTCCAATCTTTTAGGGttgttgtttgttttggtgtAGAGTTGTTTCCAGCATTGCTTTATTTCCTAAGTAGAGTTGATCTTTTAATGctttgctttattttatttgttcttatttctagtgttgtaaatatttttttaaaatttctattttttagtataaatatgcagttaggttatatatgatcttttatgatatgatttttttttaaagcttgtTTGTTATGGTGTAGAGTTGTTTCCATTGTTGCTTTATTTCCAGTGTAGAGTTGATCCTTTaatattttgctttattttatttgttcttatttccaaagttgtaaatattttttttaatttctattttttagtataaatatgcaattagttatatatgatcttttatgctatgatatgtttttttttttaaggcttGTTGTTTGTTATGGTGTAGAGTTGTTTCCAATATTGCTTTATTTCTAGTATATAGTTGATCTTTtaatgttttgctttattttatttgttcttatttctagtgttgtaaatatgtttttaaatttatatttctcaatatatatatacagttagTTGTATACGATCTTTTATGGTATATGTTTTTTAAGGGTTATTGTTTGTTACGTTGTAGAATTGTTGATGGCTTTTGTGATCCTTGGATCCGTTGGCGATCGATTCACCACAACAGGGCATCACCTTGGTTTTGACAGCCTTTAGTATAACATGAAGGTATACATCTACTTCTGTCTCTCACACTTGCACATATGCATATATTTTGGTGACAAAATGCTGTGgtaattgggttttttttttatgttttttttatgtttttttatctgTGGTCTGGCATATTGAGAACAACTTATTAAATGTATATAAAAGTTTGTAGTGAAATTATCTACTATGTGCTACATATAAACAACTTATTAAATGTGTATAAAAGCTTGTAGACAAATCATATAGTTTGTACTGCATGTGAAAATCAATGAAATATATTCTACTTTGTACTGCAtgtgaaaatcaaataaaaataatctactATGTACTGCATGTGAAAATCAATGAATAAGAACCAACTCAATGAATAATAAAGTTGGGAACTATTGTGATCAAGGATATTATCTCTTGATTGATCTCCTTCGTTTTGGAACctgttgtttggttgttttttttttttttgttagaaaTATGTGGTCTGTAATATTGGAAACCAATGAAAACCAACATGTAGTTTGTActgaatgaaaaaataatctaCTTTGTACCGCATGTGAGAATCAATGAATAAGAACCAACTTAATGAATAATAAATCTAGGAGTTGTGTACAACCTAAAACAACCCAGAAAGAACAATAAGCTTAGTTTTCTCAACATTGATAAGTAATTTAGTACACATAGAAAGCAAACCAGAGAAATGTAGAATGTAGAATTGGTATAAAAATATCCTACGGAGAAAGTATAAACCATAAAACAACGAACAAAGAATCAAcattaaaatgtaaaataaaacagCAAATGTTAAAATTCAATTTAATACTACATACAATAAATAGAACATAAAACTACCCAAAAGGAACATTCAGCTTAGGCTGTGTTTGGGTAACAGAGATACCTCAGATTTTTGAGGTGAGTTCGTACAGTTGAAATGTTTTCATCCTCCAAACACTTTAAACACACTCCAACTAACGTTCCTTTTACTGTATCCTGTACttgtactttcttttgaaataaatttcccATCAACCattctctctccccctttctgTCGAGTCATCGACGACCATCACCCCTCATCTTCCCCAAGCCACACCTTTCTTCCATCCGAATCTCTCTACAGCGATTTGAGCGGACTTCTACTTTGGATTTGGGTGGggaagcctctctctctctctggttgcATCTCCCCGAAgtgacatctctctctctccctcttcctctctctagCCAACTCTGCAATGTCCAAGGGTTAAAATGCAGAATCGAGTGACAACTTTGTACAGCTTGTGACTCTACTCAGTGCTGCGCGCTATCACATGGCTCGTACATGGATGACTGATGTTGTGGAGAGTAGACTGCACCGTAGTTGGAAATTGGAAGATTCAGATTCGAGATCTGAGCACAGAGAACCTGTGCCCCTATCCCTCTGATTGAAGTCGAACCCTCCTTCTTAAAGCAACCATGCCGAAAGGTAGAATACAGATGAGACCCACTTCTGTCATTCACCTTCATAGAAGCTCCAGACAACCAGCACGCTTTGCAGTGACCAGGTTCGCCATCACGGGGCCGAGAACGCGTTCCTATAGGGTAAGCACAAATCAACtccactttttcattttttttttgttcattattCTTGCATGTTTGTGAATAACGAAGTGGTACAAAATTTACAGTTAGGGTATAAATCAATTACTTTATCTTGTTGTATGCTGATGGATTTTTGCGTATATACTGGGTTCTGCATGATGAAGAACCTCATTGGGCTAAAATCACAAACAGACCATACACACCTATTTTGAGAATTGAATAGGGATGCATATCACCAAATTGATTGCAGAACAGTGACCATAAGCCTCTCTTCATCTAGCATTAATGTAGTTAAGTAGTTGTGCATAGTGTTACCAATGTCGTGATTGTGTGTGGAATATATGTGCAGATTTGCAGAAATTATCCCCAAATGTTTATAATTTGAACCATATAATTGTCGAAATTCATATGGGTAAAGTGCTCCAATGGTTATGCAGAATCAATCAAAAGTTTGGACACCATAGTGACATAGGACCGTAGTACCCAAGAGACCATTTCATATAATAGAGATGCCTACTAGAAATGAGGATTGCATCTTTGGTGCTTGCATCTTTCCTCCCACAGCTTTACCTCTGTTCCGAGCAATTCCCTGCATCCAAACTTCCATCAAATAAGCATACGTGCAATGTGGTataatttattgaaacaaaagcagtgtaatttgaatttattcaaGATGCTTTCCTAAGTAGTGGAAAAGGTCTGGAAACATACCAATGTTTTCTCAGCTTTCCGTTTGGTTTTCCCATTATTTTTACCATTGGTTTGTTCTTCAACATCCTCATTTTGGTTATTTTGATGAGGAACGGCTTTAGGAATCTTGTCAGCCTCATCTTCTGAATCAAATGAGAAACCATCCAGTGTTCCTACTCAAAACAAAATGATTGAGGTGAATGAATAATGTCTGGAAGACTGGAACtagagttttttatttaaaaaaataaacaattaaacatTAAAACGACAATTAGGAAAAGTACCAAACCTTCAACCATAGTTTCAGCTTCATAAACGTTAGACTGTGGTTTAAGCTGAATGAAGTCATTCATGATGGCCTCTGTCTGATCAAGAAATGTACAATTAGGGAAACAGTGCCAATGAGGAAGGGAAGGGTGGTCAAGCATACAAATTGTATTGAAATCTTGACAATAGTTACACTGATTTCAAGTCATATTTCTTGCTTAAGAAAagttgttatttattttggattttcttATTCTTTGAGCTGATGGGGCCTTGTTATTTTGTAAATCAGCTCTACATTATTTGATTGGTATATAAATGACTGAAAAATTTAAGCTTATGCAGACATAGGGGCTAACAAGTGGGCAGTTGTAGTTTGGTtgatgtatttttaattaataggtTTGCCTTATAAGGCTGGAACtcgtatttaaatttaatttggaAGAAGATATATTTCAGTTTGTTATGAAACTCCATGGTTTTCCCTCTCTTTACTTCGCATTTTGCATAAGAAAAACATTGTTGATACACGAGAATAAGTAAATTcagctttctttttctctcccttagttcctttttaatttagtTAAACCCTTCATTTTTGTGTGTCAATTCCTTATAAATCAGTATAATACTTGTGAGTTATATTCCCAACCTAATTACCCAAGTAAACAACCAAAGTTTTCACTCAAACTAGTGAGTTTTCCTCTTTCAAATTCTGCCTTACCGAGATTTGCCTCATTTATGCATTTGATAAAAGGCTGTTTTTATGCCAgatctatttttaaaatgatgcaGCTTTCCAATTTTTCATCATTACTAGAACAAGTTTAATTGTGTTGTTGGGCTTAAGGTTAAATCAGTGCAGATTTTTTCATCAGTGCAGATTTTTTCTCTCATGCATTCTGTTTTAGGTCAAATCAGCCCATTTTTGTGAGTGAAATGTGTGTCAATTTTTATATGAGATTCACTAGTATAGGTTTGCTTCTGTTGTTAAAGTTATGGTTAAAGGAAAGGATTTTTTAAGCCCGTAGACAACCAACTTCCTGgttatctaatattatattatattagtttattactttattatctaatattatcttatattagtttatttggaTTCTCTTACATGCATgtctaattaattttatatcattGTTGATATGAAAACTGGGCAAGTTCCAGTGACCAACTATCTGCTAGTAGTCAAACTAAAATGGtttctcactatttttttccctttgatctctGTTTTACAGCATTACTATCTTAGATCTTCCACTCGTGCTTGCGGAGAGGTATGTTTGCATATTAACGGGACCCATGTTGGTTTAAATTTCACAAGTCTCTTTTCAACTTATTCCTTGATATTTGAccatgttagaatattagttaAACTTCCATGAACCTTATTTATGTTGCAACCGAGGCGAATGTTGAGATAATATGGTTGATGTTTATGTGAATCCTTAGTTAGATAAATGTCTATGTGCTAAATAGTTTACAAGTACTCAACGAGTAGTAACCATTATTCGAGACATGGGTGTTGGATTGCGTAGTTAAATTTTTGTATTGAGCAGTGCTTGATGGATGCCACTGAGAACCAGCGTGATCTCAACCTATGGACCGATGGGTTGGAGAAGATGTTGGTAGACCTTCTCTGCCACGAGACAGTCGATGGAAAATTGGTTGGGTCGAAAATCACCTACCGAGATAATGTCAGACTTGCAATGAAGATGACTGAACTTGGGAAGAAGACAATTGATGCGGCACAAATAAGAGGAAAAATTACTCACCTGCGACAAAGGCAACGACTGTTCACTGATCTCATGGGTCAAACAGGAATGGGTTGGAACCCAGAAACGAAAACCGTAATTGCCACTGAGGAGCATTGGGCTAATGCAATACGGGTAAACTACATTTagttttcataatttaatttcgagacattatttatttttgttgttgagGATTTCATTCCAGATGCATATTGTATGCATGCCTTTTAATAAATGGTTGCTTATGTTAGGTGCAAAGCAAATGGAGGAGGTTCAAGACGAATGGATGTCAAGATTACGATCTTCTCTGTACGATTTTCGGTCAGTCTGTGGCCACAGGGGTCCTTCATTATGCCTCAACACAAGAACCCCCCACCTATGAGGAGGAAGATCGCCTTGAGGAGGCGCTGAGGGCACGGGGCCCTGTACTGGGAACTGCCACGGACACGCCCATTGACTTAGATGAGGTGGACATAAACATAGATGGGCTGGCGCGTAGACAGGCAGGGAGTACTCGTCGCCGCAGAAGGGAGCCGCCTCGGAGTGGCATTTCCCCAGAACTTAGCAAAGCTATAGAAGTTATGGCCGCCAGTGCAGCCGCAAGAGCTGAGCTAGACCAGAAGATGTTCGAAGAGCATTGTAGTAGAAAGCGTagtaaaggagaagaagaatccGATCAGACTGCATCCGTTTCATCATCTTCTATGGCAAGTAAATGTGTTAAGTTTCTAAATGACATCAACCCACCCCTGTCTATGGATCATTATGGGCTGGTAGCAGGGATTTTGATGCATAAGGATGCGCAGGAGTTCTTCCTTACAATGCCACCAGAACGCAGAATTGGTTGGATCCACGGGTTGAAGTGATGTAGCGTAGGACAATGCTACATTGAGTTTATCTTGTTTAGTATTTAAACTATCTATGTTTACATTTGATGCGGCCGGCTTATGCTTTTATTTACATTCTTCTACTGCTGAtgacatttttctatttaagagtttatttgtataatatgcaatttgatttaattcattttgcatattatttaaattgcaactTGCCAAATATTattgtctttatattatttttgtgccACCATATAATTTAGAGGTTATATATTAACTGGCTCATGGACACTAttcttctaaatattttattatatattcacTACAATATTAAGCccataataattttgaatataatgattGACATGGCAAAGTGTTTTTAACCTAATTATTTGATATAGCGCAGGATGGAAAGAGAAAGTAGTTCAGATAATGAGCCCCAGGTGGAGGCCAATTTAACGACTGAAGGTGCATCGAGTAGTAACTTCGATCAAACATGGGACGAATACCAAGAATGGAGGAGGCAAGATAACACATATTTGGATCACATGGCCATTCTATTGGCTGCCGTAGAAGAGGAGGAATCTACAGAGCAAGTGGTTGAGCGAATGCTGCAGCATAACATTGGCTTACGCGGACGAGAGTATATAGTCGCAATCCTTAATGGACATCCC comes from the Carya illinoinensis cultivar Pawnee chromosome 8, C.illinoinensisPawnee_v1, whole genome shotgun sequence genome and includes:
- the LOC122274222 gene encoding uncharacterized protein LOC122274222, with product MLVDLLCHETVDGKLVGSKITYRDNVRLAMKMTELGKKTIDAAQIRGKITHLRQRQRLFTDLMGQTGMGWNPETKTVIATEEHWANAIRVQSKWRRFKTNGCQDYDLLCTIFGQSVATGVLHYASTQEPPTYEEEDRLEEALRARGPVLGTATDTPIDLDEVDINIDGLARRQAGSTRRRRREPPRSGISPELSKAIEVMAASAAARAELDQKMFEEHCSRKRSKGEEESDQTASVSSSSMASKCVKFLNDINPPLSMDHYGLVAGILMHKDAQEFFLTMPPERRIGWIHGLK
- the LOC122274160 gene encoding DNA-binding protein BIN4-like; protein product: MNDFIQLKPQSNVYEAETMVEGTLDGFSFDSEDEADKIPKAVPHQNNQNEDVEEQTNGKNNGKTKRKAEKTLGIARNRGKAVGGKMQAPKMQSSFLVGISII